A section of the Labrus mixtus chromosome 15, fLabMix1.1, whole genome shotgun sequence genome encodes:
- the wnt5a gene encoding protein Wnt-5a, with amino-acid sequence MNLGLGCVRRPVSWPFGSVLDSRNCVFALTLLTLLMQVVVEANSWWSLAMNPLLIPEAYIIGAQPLCSQLVGLSQGQKKLCQLYQDHMQYIGEGAKTGIRECQYQFRHRRWNCSTVDNSSVFGRVMQIGSRETAFTYAISAAGVVNAVSRACREGELSSCGCSRAARPKDLPRDWLWGGCGDNLNYGYRFSKEFVDAREREKSYPKGSYESARLLMNLHNNEAGRRTVSDLAHVSCKCHGVSGSCSLKTCWLQLADFRKVGETLKEKYDSAAAMKLNTRGKMVQMHSKFNAPTSHDLVYIESSPDYCLKNQSTGSLGTVGRLCNKTSEGMDGCELMCCGRGYDQYKAQIVERCHCKFHWCCYVKCKRCTKIVDQFVCK; translated from the exons ATGAACCTTGGACTGGGCTGTGTGCGTCGACCGGTTAGCTGGCCCTTTGGCAGCGTGTTGGACTCCAGAAATTGTGTATTTGCGCTCACACTACTCACGCTCCTGATgcaggtggtggtggaggccaACTCATGGTG gtctttGGCCATGAATCCTTTACTGATCCCAGAGGCCTACATCATCGGTGCCCAGCCTCTGTGCAGCCAGCTGGTGGGCCTGTCTCAGGGCCAAAAGAAGCTGTGCCAGCTCTACCAAGACCACATGCAGTACATTGGTGAGGGTGCCAAGACCGGCATCAGAGAGTGCCAGTACCAGTTCAGACATCGGCGCTGGAACTGCAGCACGGTGGACAACTCCTCTGTGTTTGGACGGGTCATGCAAATAG gcaGTCGAGAAACGGCGTTCACTTATGCCATCAGCGCAGCAGGGGTTGTAAACGCGGTGAGCCGTGCTTGCAGAGAGGGGGAGCTCTCCAGCTGTGGGTGCAGCCGTGCAGCTCGCCCAAAAGACCTGCCGAGAGATTGGCTGTGGGGCGGCTGCGGAGACAACCTCAACTACGGCTACAGGTTCTCCAAGGAGTTTGTTGACGCacgggagagggagaagagctATCCAAAGGGCTCGTACGAGAGCGCAAGGCTGCTGATGAATCTTCACAATAACGAGGCAGGAAGGAGG ACTGTGTCCGACCTTGCCCACGTGTCCTGCAAGTGCCACGGGGTGTCAGGCTCCTGTAGCTTGAAGACCTGTTGGCTACAGCTGGCAGACTTCCGCAAAGTGGGTGAAACGTTGAAGGAAAAGTACGACAGCGCTGCCGCCATGAAGCTCAACACACGTGGGAAGATGGTGCAGATGCACAGCAAGTTCAACGCCCCCACCAGCCACGACCTGGTGTACATCGAGTCCAGTCCAGACTACTGCCTGAAGAACCAAAGCACGGGCTCCCTGGGCACTGTGGGACGCCTTTGCAACAAGACCTCGGAGGGTATGGATGGGTGCGAGCTGATGTGCTGCGGCCGCGGCTACGACCAGTACAAGGCCCAGATAGTGGAGCGCTGCCATTGCAAGTTCCACTGGTGCTGCTACGTCAAGTGCAAACGCTGCACCAAAATCGTAGACCAATTCGTTTGCAAGTGA